Proteins encoded in a region of the Solanum dulcamara chromosome 9, daSolDulc1.2, whole genome shotgun sequence genome:
- the LOC129903141 gene encoding uncharacterized protein LOC129903141 yields MSSTRVPKWHPTPPPPPSPKILHFHRRNRRKNPRNAKKKQLYPLEMHEKKYDYYKGKLESLFDQERHFHGSSSSVNPIVLLNSSASSSPSSAQRRERVEEQEQEGAANGGERVEEKWRFQAEMLRAECNFLRMERQFALKKLERNRLQMEKTLRSAVHTLISGKKKIFEGKNVNAVLEEEIEDLAEKLEELKKSCKHKDVEVRHCSNFDKKACHLQKRLEKLGGLTDEKALKELQQLSQSTNEIDKESKNTSTDVELLREKMEGLSKGMLDRMEEEYGAILSSTANSSVASSASTSKRIDSFTDPTSTFSTRQQPSQDMTPLEEHKCSGRCKTIVRRIVEQVRAETEQWSQMQEMLQQVRGEMEELQASRDFWENRALDFAHEIQSLQSSVEEWKDKAQTFETKAKDMQCELTAAKDELEKSRTKKAMAYDQREVTSTPNSPLLSLAKQIEKEKRVLVCRLKEENVNQKLQKQRGVEVFSMKDLPPVSLGKQLEKEKRMFKHRLKENRGANDRSCKQEVSSVGRRKEHSFSKESGVLKRPPFRDVGNSSPLLVRQNSKAVYPLHSP; encoded by the exons ATGTCATCAACAAGAGTACCCAAATGGCACccaacaccaccaccaccaccaagcCCAAAAATCCTCCATTTCCACCGTAGAAACCGCCgcaaaaatccaagaaatgCGAAAAAGAAGCAGCTTTATCCATTGGAGATGCACGAAAAGAAATACGACTATTACAAAGGGAAGCTAGAAAGTCTATTTGATCAAGAAAGACACTTTCATGGAAGTTCTTCCTCTGTCAATCCCATTGTTCTTCTCAACTCTTCAGCTTCTTCGTCTCCTTCTTCGGCTCAGAGGAGAGAAAGAGttgaagaacaagagcaagaaGGTGCTGCCAATGGCGGAGAGAG GGTTGAGGAGAAGTGGAGGTTTCAGGCAGAGATGTTAAGGGCGGAGTGTAATTTCTTAAGGATGGAAAGACAATTTGCTTTGAAGAAATTGGAAAGGAATAGACTTCAGATGGAGAAGACTCTTAGATCAGCTGTTCACACTCTCATTTCT GGGAAAAAGAAGATTTTTGAAGGGAAGAATGTGAATGCAGTATTGGAAGAAGAGATTGAAGATTTGGCAGAGAAACTTGAGGAGTTAAAAAAAAGTTGTAAACATAAAGATGTTGAAGTGAGACATTGTagtaattttgataaaaaaGCATGTCATTTACAGAAAAGGCTAGAGAAGCTTGGAGGTTTAACAGATGAAAAAGCTCTCAAGGAATTACAACAATTGTCTCAATCAACCAATGAAATTGACAAAGAAAGCAAGAATACTTCTACTGAT GTGGAGTTGTTGAGGGAAAAAATGGAAGGACTGTCAAAGGGTATGTTAGATAGAATGGAGGAAGAATATGGGGCAATACTTTCAAGCACAGCTAACAGTTCAGTTGCCAGTTCAGCTTCAACTTCCAAGAGAATTGACTCTTTTACAGACCCTACATCAACTTTCTCTACAAGACAACAACCATCTCAG GACATGACACCACTTGAGGAGCACAAATGCTCAGGGCGTTGCAAGACTATAGTGCGAAGGATCGTAGAACAAGTGAGAGCTGAAACTGAGCAATGGTCACAAATGCAGGAAATGCTGCAGCAAGTCAGAGGAGAGATGGAAGAACTTCAGGCTTCTCGCGATTTCTGGGAAAACCGAGCCCTAGACTTTGCTCATGAAATCCAATCTTTACAGTCCTCA GTGGAAGAATGGAAAGACAAAGCACAAACATTTGAAACCAAGGCAAAGGATATGCAGTGTGAATTAACTGCAGCGAAAGACGAGCTAGAAAAATCAAGGACAAAGAAAGCTATGGCATATGATCAGAGGGAGGTAACATCTACTCCGAATTCACCTTTGTTGTCACTAGCCAAGCAAATTGAGAAGGAAAAACGCGTGTTGGTTTGTcggttgaaagaagaaaatgtcaATCAGAAGTTGCAAAAACAAAGAGGTGTTGAAGTGTTTTCAATGAAAGATTTGCCACCTGTTTCATTAGGGAAACAACTAGAGAAGGAAAAGCGCATGTTTAAGCATCGTCTGAAGGAAAATCGCGGAGCCAATGACAGGAGTTGTAAACAAGAAGTTTCTTCTGTTGGGAGAAGAAAAGAACATTCTTTCAGCAAAGAATCAGGAGTACTAAAAAGGCCACCATTTAGAGATGTTGGGAATTCATCACCATTATTGGTAAGGCAAAATAGTAAAGCAGTTTACCCTTTGCACAGCCCTTAA